Proteins encoded within one genomic window of Couchioplanes caeruleus:
- a CDS encoding DAK2 domain-containing protein, with protein sequence MLETLDAAAVHRWCGAGLAALRAHQHEIDELNVYPVPDGDTGTNLVLTLTSAQEALEEPPDAPETGDTAEPGPDGTLLGPVMRRMARGALLGARGNSGVIVSQILRGMADTFATAVSVRGAELATALRTASEAAYAAVARPVEGTVLSVAAAAAEGAGGIKSDDLLAVARAAARAAAEALARTPQQLPVLAHAGVVDAGGRGLVLLLDALVEALSTTAADGKPASPATATTVPVPGELPDGGFGYEVQFLLDAEPAAVEVMKRTLDGLGDSLVVVGTGEGRPPTWNVHVHVDDIGAAIEAGIVAGRPHRISVNRLEDRIHDHAHPHATHPDPGTQAEPGAGAGDENLLEEHAETGGWETGDRGAVVVAAGEGLTSLFVDEGTVVVGRNPSTAEMLAAVAQTGARRVVLLPNDANTHAVAVSAAQEAAAAGTRVVVVPTRSPVQALAALAVRDSQRRFDDDVIAMAEAAGACRYGEVTTAAREALTVAGRCHPGDLLGLIDGEVNVISGGPEDGTASDAALADVSRRLLDRMLGGGGELVTLVLGADAPAALEETLRAHLAQAWPFVEVQCYTGGQPRYHLLAGVE encoded by the coding sequence GTGCTGGAGACCCTGGACGCCGCGGCAGTGCATCGCTGGTGTGGCGCGGGACTCGCCGCGCTGCGGGCCCACCAGCATGAGATCGACGAGCTGAACGTCTATCCGGTGCCGGACGGCGACACCGGCACCAACCTGGTCCTGACCCTGACCTCGGCCCAGGAGGCGCTGGAGGAGCCCCCGGACGCCCCGGAGACCGGGGACACCGCCGAGCCCGGCCCCGACGGCACTCTGCTGGGGCCGGTGATGCGCCGGATGGCTCGCGGTGCGCTGCTGGGCGCCCGTGGCAACTCCGGCGTCATCGTCTCCCAGATCCTGCGGGGCATGGCCGACACCTTCGCCACGGCGGTATCCGTCCGGGGAGCGGAGCTGGCCACGGCGCTGCGGACGGCGAGCGAGGCCGCCTATGCCGCGGTCGCCCGTCCCGTCGAGGGCACTGTGCTGTCCGTGGCGGCCGCCGCGGCGGAGGGCGCGGGAGGGATCAAGTCCGACGACCTGCTCGCGGTGGCCCGGGCCGCGGCCCGGGCGGCGGCCGAGGCGCTGGCCCGCACGCCGCAGCAGCTCCCCGTGCTGGCGCACGCCGGGGTGGTGGATGCGGGCGGCCGAGGGCTGGTGCTGCTGCTCGACGCGCTGGTCGAGGCGCTCAGCACCACGGCCGCCGACGGGAAGCCGGCGAGCCCCGCGACGGCGACGACCGTCCCGGTTCCGGGTGAGCTCCCGGATGGTGGCTTCGGTTATGAGGTGCAGTTCCTGCTCGATGCCGAGCCGGCGGCGGTCGAGGTCATGAAGCGGACCCTCGACGGCCTGGGAGATTCGCTGGTGGTGGTCGGCACCGGCGAGGGGCGGCCGCCCACCTGGAACGTGCACGTCCACGTGGACGACATCGGTGCCGCCATCGAGGCCGGGATCGTCGCCGGGCGGCCGCACCGGATCTCGGTGAACCGGCTCGAGGACCGTATCCACGATCACGCCCACCCCCACGCGACGCACCCGGACCCCGGCACCCAGGCCGAGCCCGGAGCCGGGGCAGGGGACGAGAACCTCCTGGAGGAGCACGCGGAGACCGGCGGTTGGGAGACCGGGGACCGCGGCGCCGTCGTGGTGGCCGCCGGGGAGGGGCTCACCTCGCTCTTCGTCGACGAAGGAACGGTCGTGGTCGGGCGCAACCCGTCGACCGCGGAGATGCTCGCGGCGGTCGCGCAGACCGGTGCGCGGAGGGTCGTACTGCTGCCGAACGACGCCAACACCCACGCCGTCGCCGTCTCCGCCGCCCAGGAGGCCGCCGCCGCGGGCACCCGGGTCGTGGTGGTGCCGACCCGCTCTCCCGTGCAGGCCCTCGCCGCGCTCGCGGTGCGGGATTCGCAGCGGCGCTTCGACGACGACGTCATCGCGATGGCCGAGGCGGCCGGCGCCTGCCGCTACGGCGAGGTGACGACGGCGGCCCGGGAGGCGCTGACCGTCGCCGGCCGCTGCCACCCCGGCGACCTCCTCGGCCTGATCGACGGCGAGGTCAACGTGATCAGCGGCGGCCCCGAGGACGGGACGGCGAGCGACGCGGCCCTCGCCGACGTCAGCCGGCGGCTCCTCGACCGGATGCTCGGCGGCGGTGGCGAACTGGTCACCCTCGTGCTCGGCGCCGACGCCCCCGCCGCGCTCGAGGAGACGCTGCGGGCGCACCTCGCGCAGGCGTGGCCCTTCGTCGAGGTGCAGTGTTATACGGGCGGCCAGCCCCGATACCACCTCCTGGCAGGAGTGGAATGA